Genomic window (Prosthecobacter fusiformis):
GTTCTGGCTTTGGGGAATTCGTTTGAGCCGTTATGGATGGCGGGAACGGAGCCTGTTTTAGCCGCAGGAGAAGCCAATGGACAGAGGGTGGTGGTGAGTGCTTTTTCACCGGCGAAGTCGGAACAACTGGCATTGCTACCTGCGTTTCCTCTCATGCTGGGCAATGCACTTTACTGGTGTGCTGAAAACAATGAGGCCACCGCCGGACTGAAAGTGCAGCATCCCGGGGATCTCTTGGAGGAAACGGGATTGCTTCAGTGGACGGAGTGGAACGGTACACAATTCGTGGAAGCCTCCGAAGCTGTGCCCACAGGGCTGCTGGCCATCCAGCGCATCGGTGCCTGGCAAACGGCCGAGGGCAGGTCCGGGGCGAGTATTCTGGGTTCAGCGATGGAAACGGATGTGCCTGCAAAAGCAGCCACGGGAGTGCCTGCGAGTGCATTGCCACGGATTGCCAGTTCCAGCGGAATTGGCAACTGGCCGCAATTGCTCATCTGGAGCCTGCTTGGCGTGCTGCTTTTAGAAAGCTTCCTTTTCCATCGCAAGGCGGTTTTTTGACCGCCATGCGATAGGAATCAAAATCAGATCACCGGACCCTGCACGCTGTCCCACTTCTGATGCCACTCCCGATAAACGATGGGGCTGATCTCGCTAGGCTTGATCTCGCTGCGACCACCCCAGAAAACGTTGGTGTATTCCACCGGCATGCCGATGGAGGCCAGGTGGTCATCAATGGCCGCCTTGTGCTTCATGATGAGGTCTTTGTCGGTGCCATGCACCACGCCCATGATGTTCACATTGCCAAAGCGGGGGCCGCCTTCGCGCCAGTAACAGTGGGTCATGATGGTGTGGCGGCCGACTTCTGAACCACCACGCTCCTGCATGCCGTCTGGCACTTTCCAATGGAAGAGGCCGTTGAAACGGGTCACACGCACACCGGTCTGGCTGGGCTTCACATGTTCCAGGAAGGTGGAAAAGCGGCCAATAACGCCTTTTTTGTCCAGTTTTTTGGCGACTTCGCAGAAACGCTCTAGCGTGGTGCCTGCGGCTTCGGCGCGTCCTGCCCAGGGTTCTGGGCCGATTTCTTCCACGGAAAGCTCACCCTTCAGATGCAGCAGGACATTCCATTCCTCCTCGTCCAGATCGGCGATGTTGGTGGTCATCATCTTGGCAGGCTCGTCAGCCTTTTCTCCTGGCTCCATGGTCTTGCGACGGACATGGCCGACGCCGAGGGCGAAGATGCCGTGGGCAGGCATGAGCAGGTATTCCTCAGCCCCGGTTAGGCGCTTCAACACATCCGCATGTTCTCGCATGTCGATACCCTGCGGGACTTTGAGGGTGGTCCACAGCTTGTATTCACTGCCGCTGACTTCACGATCCGTGGATCGGAGCACGACGTGGCCGCTGAAGGGATCCTCTTTGAACATGAAGTCAAAGGCGGCATCCAGCTTGTCATTCGGCACCTTCCAAGCCACAAGTGCGCCTTCGGCCAGCTTGTTGGCCAGCAGGGTCTGGCGCACACGGCGGATGACTCCGCCGCTCACCATGGCGCGAATGCGCTCAACGACGGTATCAAAAGGAAGGCCGCTTTCTTCAGCGATGAATTGGAAAGGATGCTGATGGAATCCCTTCACGCGGTCCTCGCTGACCGCTAGAATACGGGCATTGGTTTCTTCGGTGTGTTCGATGGGGAGAGTGTCGGCGGTCATGTGAAGGAAAGGATCAGATAGCATGGCGGTCTGGAAAACACGGCCAGCGGGGAGGGATTCTTAGCGAGTTGACGCCGAATGACAAGGACGGCGTGCTCTTGGACAAACGGGTTCAAAAGCTGCCGGTTATGAAAACCAATGTGCTTTGCCAGGAATCCTGTCTTGCCAGCGTTTGTTACGCTCCCTATTCTCGCCTTCTCTCTCCCCGATATATGAAATCACCCGCTGCCAAAAAACTGTTTGTCATGATGGTCCTGGAGTTCTTCATCTGGGGGGCTTGGCTGCCACTGATTTGGGATTACATGGAGATGCCGGTGGTTGATGGAGGGCTAGGTTTTAGTGATACACAAGTGGCGCTGGTGGGTAGTGCCTTTGCTATCGCTTCCATCTTGGGCATTTTTTTCAGCAACCAATTTGCTGACCGTAATTTCGCGGCGGAGAAGTTTATGGCTTTTAGCCATCTCGTGGGAGGACTGGCCATACTTGCACTGTATTGGGTCAAAGACTTTCCGTTATTCTTTAGCCTGATGTTGGTTCACTCCCTTTTGTTTGTACCGACGATGTCAGTGGCCAACTCGCTTGCCTTTTCGCATCTTAAAAATGCACAGAAGGAATTTGGCCTTGTACGCATGGGCGGCACCTTTGGGTGGATGTTTGCTGCGGTGCCGATGTATTTCATTTTAGGAAATAAGGCAGGAGCTGAGGCCATTGCTGCACGCGACAGCATTTTTTTGGTGTCTGGCATCGCATCACTGGTTTTGGCTATATTCAGCTTGAGTTTGCCTCATACCCCACCAAAAGCTGCTGCTGAGGGGCAGAGTGGATTTGCATGGTTGCGTGCGTTAAAGTTTTTGAAGAAGCCCTTCTTGTTAGTGCTATTCGTCGTGACCTTCATTGATTCTACGATTCATAATGGCTACTTTGTGATGGCTGGCGGATTTCTGGGCAGTTCCACAGTGGGCATTGAGCAAAAGTGGATTATGCCTGTGATGAGCATCGGCCAAATTTCGGAGATCCTGACCATGGCGGTTCTCGGCTGGTTCCTTACTCGCCTAGGTTGGAAAACAACGATGATTCTGGGTATTCTAGGTCACGCGGCACGCTTTGCCGTATTTGCCTTCATGCCTCAGAACCAGACAATGATCATTCTCGTCCAGGTTCTCCACGGCATCTGTTATGCATTCTTCTTTGCCACGCTTTATATCTTCATTGATGCAGCTTTCCCAAAAGATGTGCGCTCCAGTGCCCAGGGACTTTTCAACCTACTTGTGCTGGGTATTGGCGACCTAGCTGCGAAATGGATTTTTTTTCCCCTACGAGCGAATCTAACCTCAGACGGCGTTGTCAATTACCACGAGCTTTTCCTTTGGCCCACAGGCATGTCTTTGGCAGCGGCGTTGCTGCTGTTCCTGGCGTTTTCTCCTCCGAAGGAACTGGATGCCCCTGCGGAAGTGGCACATTGAGTCCCGGCGGTGAATGGAATACTTTAGGGTGGACGAATGATCCGAATTTCGGCCGCCATCTGGCTTTTTAGTGATGCTTGTGTGCGGCTCCTGATCGGGGCCGCTCGGCTATTTTGATCAGGTCCTGCGGAACATCCGTCCATGTACCCACGTTTTGTTCGTATCTTGTTTCATGAGTTCTTTTCTGCCCCAGATGAAATCGTCTTTCTTTTCTTCATGCGTCTGTGCTCTTCTGGCGCTGGTTTCGTTAAGCTCCGTTGCTCAGACCCCAGGAGAATGGGTGCACTCGCGGGGCAATGAAGCCATGACGGGGCTTTCGCCTGTGGAACTCCGCTTTCCGCTGGAACTTGCCTGGGAATTTAAGCTTCAGGATAAACCCAAAGGGCAGGGGGAAATGCTCGTCAGCAGTGCGGTGGTGAGGGCGGGCAAGGCGTATGCAGGGTGTAAAGACGGAAAATTCTATGCCCTGGATCTGGTTACCGGCGAGAAGAAATGGGAGGTGACGGCAAAGGGTGCTTTTGACGGGGCCGCTTCGTTTGCTGGGGATCTGGTCGTAGCCGGATGTCAGGACGGCTTTGTCTATGCCTGGAATGCAGAAACAGGGGCAGAGGTTTGGAAGTTCGAGACCGATGCGGAGATCCACGCTGCTTCGAATACTTGGACGGATCCGAAAACCGGCGTGCAGAAAATCCTCATCGGCAGTTACGACTACAATGTTTATTGCCTGGACGCGAAAACAGGAAAGAAGGAATGGGCAGCAGAAACCGGCTACTACATCAATGGAGGATCTGCCGTGGGTGATGGCATGGTGGTCTTCGGCGGCTGCGACAGCGTGCTGCATGTGCATGATGTGGCCACCGGGGAAGAAAAGCGCCAGATTGAGGTCGGCTCCTACATCGGTAACAATGTGGCCATTTCCGACGGCATTGTGTATGTCTCCCATTATGGCAATCGCGTGGGGGCGTACAATCTGGCCGATGGCGCACTCGTGTGGGAATACGGGGAGCGTGAATTTGAATTTTATGCTGGCCCGGCTATCTGGGAGAAGGCCGTGTTTGTTGGCGGGCGCGACAAACGTTTCCATGCCATTGATCGTGTGACGGGAGCCAAGCTCTGGGAATACCGGAGCCGGGACCGCATCGACAGCAGCGCAGTCATTTGCGCAGGAAAAGCTGCACTCTTTGGCAGTGACGACGGATACGTCTATGCGCTGGATTTGAAGGACGGTAAGGAACTGTGGCAATACGAAATCGGTGCGGCGGTCAAGACCTCCCCGGCTGTGGCGGGAGATTATATCCTTTTCGGTGCGGATGACGGAGTCCTATACTGCTTCAAGAATGCAGCTGTGAAGTGAAATCTGGTTAGATGATGTAACCAGCAAGCTGGGTTCTTGCCCTCCGTTGTTTACATCTGACCATGATTCGCTCCTACCTCCGTCCTTTTGGCGTCGCTGCACTTGGCATCGCATTTTCTTTTACCGCTTCATTTGCCGCAGAAGTAATTGAAGCTGATGTTTGCATCTATGGCGGCACCAGTGGTGGCGTGGCTGCGGCTGTGCAGGCGGCGCGAATGGGGAAAAGCGTGGTCATTGCGGAGCCTGGCCGTCACCTAGGCGGCATGACCTCCGGCGGTTTGAGTGCTGTGGATATTGGTGATCCGCGCAGTGTCGGCGGCATTTCACGGGAATACTTTACTAAGCTGGCGGCAACCGTGGGCATTGTGCTCGCCTGGGACAAGGCTTTTGTCGCCAAAGGCGGCGGACCCGCCACAGGTGGAGCGTATGCGATTGAGCCTCACAAGGCTGAGGAAGTGTATGCTCAAATGGCTGAAGAAGCCGGAGTGAAGGTGCATTTCAAAGCCCGCTTGGCCAAGGTCATCAAGAGTGGCGCGCGCATCACAGAATTCATCACCGAAGAGGGTACGACCTTCCGCGCTAAGATGTTCCTGGATACCACTTATGAGGGAGATCTGATGGCCAAGGCTGGTGTCAGCTATACTCTCATGCGCGAGGGCAATGCGAAGTATGGCGAAACCTACAATGGCATCTACTACGATGAAAAATACATCCCGCGTACGGGTCATTTACAGCCAGGTGAAACAGGGCGTGTCACAGGCGGGCAGGGGGTGTGGGATCGGGATTTCCCCCTGGATCCATACGTGGTCAAAGGTGATCCGAAGAGCGGTCTGCTGCCGCTGATTCAGGAAGGGGAACCAGGTAAACCGGGCGAGCCCGCCCCTGGCGTGCAGGCTTATTGCTTCCGTCTTTGCCTGAGTGTGGACCCGGCCAACAGCATCGCCATCACCCCTCCGTCTGATTATGATCCAAAGCGCTACGAGATCGTTGCCCGATTCATCGAAGCTTGTTTGGCGAATGGGGATGACATGGACTTGCGCTGGTTCTCCAAGCATGATGCCCTGCCTAACCAGAAGTGGGATTTTAACACCGCCACCTTTGGTGGTAACATGCCGGGGGCCAGCCATGAGTGGCCGGAGGCCAGCTACGCTCGGCGCGACGAGATCGCCAAGGAACATGAGAACTACCATCGTGGCCTGCTGCACTTTCTGGCTACGGATTCACGCGTGCCGGAAAAGGTGCGCAATGACATGAAGCGTTTCGGTTTGCCCAAAGACGAATTCACCGACAATGGCGGCTGGCCTCACCAAATCTACGTACGCGAAGCCAGACGGATGGTCAGTGATCTGATCCTGACCGAGCATCATACCTTTGGTCGTGAGATCGCGCCGAAGTCTGTCAGCCTGGGCAGCTATGGAACGGATACTCATGAAATCCGCCGCATCGTCAAAGATGGAGTGGTCATCCGCGAGGGCAAGACCGCAGGAGGACGGGATGGTTTTGGTCCCTATCAGATCGGTTACGACTGCATTGTGCCAAAGCAGTCAGAATGCGAAAACCTCTTTGTGACCTTTGCGCTTAGTTGCAGCCATACGGCATTCAGCAGTCTGCGCATGGAGCCCGTGTTTATGGTCACGAGCCAAAGTGCCGCGACGGCCGCTGTGATGGCTATCGAAGATGACTTGCCGGTGCAAAAGGTGGATTATGAAAAGCTGCGCAGCCGTTTGGAAAAAGACGGTCAGGTGCTGACGTGGAAATTCAAAGATGGCGGTCATTGAAGGCACCTCGTTTTGAAAATGGTGCCGACGTTGCAAGTGCGGCACCGCCGCTTTCCCTGAAATTCTTATCGTGATGAGAAACTGTAAGGAGGAATGTGGCGGAAACTTTGACGTTGGACACTTGATGTTCAGGCGTCTGGCTTTGCTGTTGAATACAAGTCTCTTGGCGATGCTCCAACGGCCCACTGCGCCTCGCTGGAGGCTTGTATATACCTCGATTTAGAACAAAGTTCTGCGTCTGAATACGGTAAGTTTAGACTCGTTTGTGGCCTGTTGACAGTGAATTGCCTAGCTTGGCACGAATCCTGGTGCTTGTT
Coding sequences:
- a CDS encoding Lrp/AsnC family transcriptional regulator; this encodes MTADTLPIEHTEETNARILAVSEDRVKGFHQHPFQFIAEESGLPFDTVVERIRAMVSGGVIRRVRQTLLANKLAEGALVAWKVPNDKLDAAFDFMFKEDPFSGHVVLRSTDREVSGSEYKLWTTLKVPQGIDMREHADVLKRLTGAEEYLLMPAHGIFALGVGHVRRKTMEPGEKADEPAKMMTTNIADLDEEEWNVLLHLKGELSVEEIGPEPWAGRAEAAGTTLERFCEVAKKLDKKGVIGRFSTFLEHVKPSQTGVRVTRFNGLFHWKVPDGMQERGGSEVGRHTIMTHCYWREGGPRFGNVNIMGVVHGTDKDLIMKHKAAIDDHLASIGMPVEYTNVFWGGRSEIKPSEISPIVYREWHQKWDSVQGPVI
- a CDS encoding MFS transporter — protein: MKSPAAKKLFVMMVLEFFIWGAWLPLIWDYMEMPVVDGGLGFSDTQVALVGSAFAIASILGIFFSNQFADRNFAAEKFMAFSHLVGGLAILALYWVKDFPLFFSLMLVHSLLFVPTMSVANSLAFSHLKNAQKEFGLVRMGGTFGWMFAAVPMYFILGNKAGAEAIAARDSIFLVSGIASLVLAIFSLSLPHTPPKAAAEGQSGFAWLRALKFLKKPFLLVLFVVTFIDSTIHNGYFVMAGGFLGSSTVGIEQKWIMPVMSIGQISEILTMAVLGWFLTRLGWKTTMILGILGHAARFAVFAFMPQNQTMIILVQVLHGICYAFFFATLYIFIDAAFPKDVRSSAQGLFNLLVLGIGDLAAKWIFFPLRANLTSDGVVNYHELFLWPTGMSLAAALLLFLAFSPPKELDAPAEVAH
- a CDS encoding PQQ-binding-like beta-propeller repeat protein produces the protein MSSFLPQMKSSFFSSCVCALLALVSLSSVAQTPGEWVHSRGNEAMTGLSPVELRFPLELAWEFKLQDKPKGQGEMLVSSAVVRAGKAYAGCKDGKFYALDLVTGEKKWEVTAKGAFDGAASFAGDLVVAGCQDGFVYAWNAETGAEVWKFETDAEIHAASNTWTDPKTGVQKILIGSYDYNVYCLDAKTGKKEWAAETGYYINGGSAVGDGMVVFGGCDSVLHVHDVATGEEKRQIEVGSYIGNNVAISDGIVYVSHYGNRVGAYNLADGALVWEYGEREFEFYAGPAIWEKAVFVGGRDKRFHAIDRVTGAKLWEYRSRDRIDSSAVICAGKAALFGSDDGYVYALDLKDGKELWQYEIGAAVKTSPAVAGDYILFGADDGVLYCFKNAAVK
- a CDS encoding FAD-dependent oxidoreductase; the protein is MIRSYLRPFGVAALGIAFSFTASFAAEVIEADVCIYGGTSGGVAAAVQAARMGKSVVIAEPGRHLGGMTSGGLSAVDIGDPRSVGGISREYFTKLAATVGIVLAWDKAFVAKGGGPATGGAYAIEPHKAEEVYAQMAEEAGVKVHFKARLAKVIKSGARITEFITEEGTTFRAKMFLDTTYEGDLMAKAGVSYTLMREGNAKYGETYNGIYYDEKYIPRTGHLQPGETGRVTGGQGVWDRDFPLDPYVVKGDPKSGLLPLIQEGEPGKPGEPAPGVQAYCFRLCLSVDPANSIAITPPSDYDPKRYEIVARFIEACLANGDDMDLRWFSKHDALPNQKWDFNTATFGGNMPGASHEWPEASYARRDEIAKEHENYHRGLLHFLATDSRVPEKVRNDMKRFGLPKDEFTDNGGWPHQIYVREARRMVSDLILTEHHTFGREIAPKSVSLGSYGTDTHEIRRIVKDGVVIREGKTAGGRDGFGPYQIGYDCIVPKQSECENLFVTFALSCSHTAFSSLRMEPVFMVTSQSAATAAVMAIEDDLPVQKVDYEKLRSRLEKDGQVLTWKFKDGGH